Proteins encoded by one window of Megachile rotundata isolate GNS110a chromosome 10, iyMegRotu1, whole genome shotgun sequence:
- the LOC100878756 gene encoding cilia- and flagella-associated protein 36, whose protein sequence is MNDRDDSAWVFDSLIGFLQGPIWSTPLITFVEEKSLIFEADVEDNNEYRKTYQEYKNLVDLLLGCFMEDMGITPEQFEYACTVNKYTKMPVQFQQNLFEQIWAANEYEIFKRMMIQKNLELQLQALNMIEQKYGLTPASLVYETDGSNDDPLVMEEIIQKHALENDSEEEQDMSSETSLIKEHERLAAKYNNERALLEEALKASQEKILDTEVKEKEEEEQLKSEKEEEEEEKEKLDDVKFERPVPSNLTPTQESKSEEQNVSEEDIRKRQAYLKARRDKLVALKKEARSQRLEMNSTRPSSARTVAQATIKGEQELKLPEPLEPSILQVRKALAARLQAEVVRKQSN, encoded by the exons ATGAACGACAGAGACGATAGCGCGTGGGTTTTTGACTCCCTGATAGGATTTCTTCAGGGACCCATTTGGTCGACGCCTCTGATCACCTTCGTCGAAGAGAAATCTTTAA TATTCGAGGCGGACGTCGAAGACAACAACGAGTATCGAAAGACGTATCAAGAGTACAAAAATCTAGTAGATTTATTGCTTGGTTGTTTCATGGAAGACATGGGCATCACTCCGGAGCAATTCGAGTACGCTTGTACCGTGAACAAGTACACGAAAATGCCTGTACAATTTCAGCAG AATTTGTTCGAGCAAATATGGGCGGCCAATGAATATGAGATCTTCAAAAGGATGATGATACAGAAAAATCTGGAACTGCAGTTGCAGGCTTTGAATATGATTGAACAAAAATATGGTCTGACCCCTGCATCTTTGGTGTACGAAACTGACGGATCGAACGATGACCCTTTGGTCATGGAGGAGATAATTCA gaAACACGCATTGGAGAACGACTCGGAAGAAGAGCAAGATATGTCCTCGGAAACATCGCTGATCAAGGAACACGAACGCTTGGCTGCTAAATATAACAACGAGAGAGCACTACTGGAGGAAGCTTTGAAAGCTTCGCAAGAAAAGATTCTCGATACTGaggtaaaagaaaaagaagaggaagaacAATTGAAAAgcgagaaagaagaagaagaagaagaaaaagaaaagttgGATGATGTCAAGTTTGAGAGACCTGTTCCTTCAAATTTAACACCTACACAGGAGTCTAAATCAGAGGAGCAAAAC gtGTCGGAAGAAGACATAAGGAAGAGACAAGCTTATCTGAAAGCCAGACGCGACAAACTAGTGGCTCTGAAGAAGGAGGCGAGAAGCCAGCGATTGGAAATGAATTCTACTCGGCCAAGTTCCGCGAGGACAGTAGCGCAAGCAACGATAAAAGGAGAGCAAGAACTAAAATTACCGGAACCCCTGGAGCCATCCATATTGCAAGTGCGCAAAGCGCTCGCGGCTCGTCTTCAAGCTGAAGTCGTGCGTAAGCAATCGAACTAA
- the flfl gene encoding serine/threonine-protein phosphatase 4 regulatory subunit 3 flfl isoform X2, translated as MTDTRRRVKLYALNADRQWDDRGTGHVSSSYVDRLKGISLLVRAESDGSVLLESRIQPDTAYQKQQDTLIVWSEGDNFDLALSFQEKAGCDEIWEKICQVQGKDPSVEITQDIVEESEDERFDDMSDAAPPIELPPCELSRLEDINELIGNCLSSQMRKDKLALALESEGYIKKLLNLFHTCEDLKDSKGLHQLYNIFKNIFLLNKNTLFEVMFSDDTIFDVVGCLEYEPTLREPKRHREYLRQLARFKQAIPITNTELLAKIHQTYRVQYIQDVVLPTPSVFEDNMLNTLSSFIFFNKVEIVTLIQDDEKFLTELFRQLTDEATSDSKRRDLVLFLKEFCNFSQNLQPQGKEAFYKTLTALGILPALEITLAMNDAQTKTASIDILTYIVEYSPSVVRDYTLQQINNTEQDQMLINVIVAQLVGDSDPELGGAVQLAGVLRLLLDPENMLASVNKSEKTDFLNYFYKNSIGTLIAPLLANTIGERPAREDYRTVQLLGLILELLSFCVEHHTYHIKNCILNKDLLKRILVLMKSTHTFLVLCALRFMRKIVALKDEFYNRYIIKGNLFAPVFDAFVRNNGRYNLLDSAILEMFEFIKLEDIKSLCSHVVENFSKELEAIDYVQTFKALKLRYEQHQDKLKDRDRAALDSVPSILRNSRYRRDQRQLDEEEEMWFNEEEDFDEDSKSHHQQQQQQQSVLNNNTANNNITSQQSQINNSTTTTNESSISSEINPNSPIGTVEKTGTALFKKGLVDYEGDSDEEDEDTEVTPSPKRQRLS; from the exons atgaCGGATACACGCAGAAGAGTAAAGTTGTATGCGCTCAATGCTGATAGACAATGGGACGATCGTGGTACGGGTCATGTTTCTTCTTCGTACGTAGATAGATTAAAAGGAATTTCACTTTTGGTCAGAGCAGAGAGCGATGGTTCAGTTTTATTGGAAAGCAGAATACAACCTGACACTGCATATCAGAAGCAACAG GACACTTTAATAGTTTGGTCAGAAGgagataattttgatttagccTTAAGTTTCCAAGAAAAGGCTGGCTGTGATGAGATTTGGGAGAAGATATGTCAAGTTCAAGGAAAAGATCCATCCGTTGAAATCACTCAAGATATCGTCGAAGAGTCAGAAGATGAGCGGTTTGATGATATGTCAGATGCTGCGCCACCCATAGAATTGCCTCCATGTGAATTAAGTCGACTGGAAGATATTAATGAACTTATAGGGAATTGCTTATCTTCTCAGATGAGGAAAGATAAATTAGCACTGGCTTTAGAATCTGAAGGTTATATCAAGAAACTATTAAATCTATTTCATACGTGCGAAGATTTGAAGGACAGTAAAGGATTACATCAACTTTAcaatatatttaagaatattttcCTACTTAACAAGAATACACTGTTTGAAGTTATGTTTAGCGACGATACAATTTTTGATGTTGTTGGGTGTTTGGAATACGAGCCAACATTGCGCGAGCCAAAGAGGCATAGGGAATATCTTCGACAATTAGCCAGATTTAAGCAAGCAATTCCTATTACAAATACTGAATTACTAGCTAAAATTCACCAAACGTATCGAGTTCAATACATTCAGGATGTAGTTTTACCAACTCCAAGTGTATTTGAAGATAATATGTTAAATACATTGAGTagctttatattttttaacaaagttGAAATAGTAACCCTGATACAGGATGACGAGAAATTTCTTACTGAATTGTTTCGTCAGTTAACAGATGAGGCAACATCAGATAGCAAGAGACGCGATCTGGTTCTTTTCTTGAaagagttttgtaatttttcgcaGAATCTTCAACCACAAGGGAAGGAGGCCTTTTATAAAACTTTAACAGCACTTGGTATTTTACCTGCTTTAGAAATTACCTTGGCAATGAATGATGCCCAAACAAAAACGGCTAGTATAGATATATTGACATATATAGTGGAATATTCCCCAAGCGTTGTTCGAGATTATACATtgcaacaaataaataatacagaACAGGACCAAATGTTGATAAATGTAATAGTTGCTCAACTCGTCGGCGATAGTGACCCAGAGTTGGGTGGAGCTGTACAATTAGCCGGTGTATTACGCCTGCTACTTGACCCAGAAAATATGTTGGCTTCCGTTAACAAATCAGAAAAGACTGATTTCTTAAATTACTTCTACAAGAATAGTATTGGAACACTAATAGCGCCTCTTTTAGCAAACACGATTGGAGAACGACCAGCAAGAGAGGATTATAGAACAGTACAGCTTTTAGGATTGATTTTAGAGTTACTGTCATTTTGTGTAGAGCATCATACGTACCAcataaaaaattgcatattGAACAAAGATCTGCTCAAACGGATACTGGTCTTAATGAAATCAACACACACATTTTTAGTGCTGTGTGCTTTAAGGTTTATGAGAAAAATTGTAGCTTTGAAAGATGAATTTTACAATAGGTACATCATTAAGGGAAATTTATTTGCACCTGTATTTGATGCATTTGTAAGGAACAACGGTAGATATAATCTATTGGATTCTGCTATTCTTGAGatgtttgaatttattaaactg GAAGATATTAAATCCCTATGTTCCCACgttgttgaaaatttttcaaaggaACTAGAAGCAATCGATTATGTACAAACATTTAAAGCTTTGAAATTAAGGTACGAACAACATCAAGACAAGCTAAAGGATAGAGACAGAGCAGCTCTTGACAG TGTTCCATCCATACTGAGAAATAGTCGATACAGAAGGGACCAGAGACAGTTAGAcgaagaagaggaaatgtgGTTCAACGAAGAGGAAGACTTTGATGAGG ATTCTAAAAGTCACcatcagcagcagcagcaacagcagtcCGTGTTGAACAACAACACTGCTAACAATAACATTACCTCGCAGCAATCGCAAATCAATAATAGTACAACAACAACAAACGAATCTTCAATTAGTTCGGAAATAAACCCAAATTCACCTATTGGTACGGTAGAAAAAACTGGAACTGCATTATTTAAAAAG GGCTTAGTCGACTACGAGGGAGATTCAGACGAAGAAGATGAGGATACGGAAGTGACACCTTCTCCAAAACGACAAAGATTGTCATAG
- the flfl gene encoding serine/threonine-protein phosphatase 4 regulatory subunit 3 flfl isoform X1: MTDTRRRVKLYALNADRQWDDRGTGHVSSSYVDRLKGISLLVRAESDGSVLLESRIQPDTAYQKQQDTLIVWSEGDNFDLALSFQEKAGCDEIWEKICQVQGKDPSVEITQDIVEESEDERFDDMSDAAPPIELPPCELSRLEDINELIGNCLSSQMRKDKLALALESEGYIKKLLNLFHTCEDLKDSKGLHQLYNIFKNIFLLNKNTLFEVMFSDDTIFDVVGCLEYEPTLREPKRHREYLRQLARFKQAIPITNTELLAKIHQTYRVQYIQDVVLPTPSVFEDNMLNTLSSFIFFNKVEIVTLIQDDEKFLTELFRQLTDEATSDSKRRDLVLFLKEFCNFSQNLQPQGKEAFYKTLTALGILPALEITLAMNDAQTKTASIDILTYIVEYSPSVVRDYTLQQINNTEQDQMLINVIVAQLVGDSDPELGGAVQLAGVLRLLLDPENMLASVNKSEKTDFLNYFYKNSIGTLIAPLLANTIGERPAREDYRTVQLLGLILELLSFCVEHHTYHIKNCILNKDLLKRILVLMKSTHTFLVLCALRFMRKIVALKDEFYNRYIIKGNLFAPVFDAFVRNNGRYNLLDSAILEMFEFIKLEDIKSLCSHVVENFSKELEAIDYVQTFKALKLRYEQHQDKLKDRDRAALDSVPSILRNSRYRRDQRQLDEEEEMWFNEEEDFDEGEAVVPAAAADLVPPASAKKQSSTSNSALNPALADSKSHHQQQQQQQSVLNNNTANNNITSQQSQINNSTTTTNESSISSEINPNSPIGTVEKTGTALFKKGLVDYEGDSDEEDEDTEVTPSPKRQRLS, translated from the exons atgaCGGATACACGCAGAAGAGTAAAGTTGTATGCGCTCAATGCTGATAGACAATGGGACGATCGTGGTACGGGTCATGTTTCTTCTTCGTACGTAGATAGATTAAAAGGAATTTCACTTTTGGTCAGAGCAGAGAGCGATGGTTCAGTTTTATTGGAAAGCAGAATACAACCTGACACTGCATATCAGAAGCAACAG GACACTTTAATAGTTTGGTCAGAAGgagataattttgatttagccTTAAGTTTCCAAGAAAAGGCTGGCTGTGATGAGATTTGGGAGAAGATATGTCAAGTTCAAGGAAAAGATCCATCCGTTGAAATCACTCAAGATATCGTCGAAGAGTCAGAAGATGAGCGGTTTGATGATATGTCAGATGCTGCGCCACCCATAGAATTGCCTCCATGTGAATTAAGTCGACTGGAAGATATTAATGAACTTATAGGGAATTGCTTATCTTCTCAGATGAGGAAAGATAAATTAGCACTGGCTTTAGAATCTGAAGGTTATATCAAGAAACTATTAAATCTATTTCATACGTGCGAAGATTTGAAGGACAGTAAAGGATTACATCAACTTTAcaatatatttaagaatattttcCTACTTAACAAGAATACACTGTTTGAAGTTATGTTTAGCGACGATACAATTTTTGATGTTGTTGGGTGTTTGGAATACGAGCCAACATTGCGCGAGCCAAAGAGGCATAGGGAATATCTTCGACAATTAGCCAGATTTAAGCAAGCAATTCCTATTACAAATACTGAATTACTAGCTAAAATTCACCAAACGTATCGAGTTCAATACATTCAGGATGTAGTTTTACCAACTCCAAGTGTATTTGAAGATAATATGTTAAATACATTGAGTagctttatattttttaacaaagttGAAATAGTAACCCTGATACAGGATGACGAGAAATTTCTTACTGAATTGTTTCGTCAGTTAACAGATGAGGCAACATCAGATAGCAAGAGACGCGATCTGGTTCTTTTCTTGAaagagttttgtaatttttcgcaGAATCTTCAACCACAAGGGAAGGAGGCCTTTTATAAAACTTTAACAGCACTTGGTATTTTACCTGCTTTAGAAATTACCTTGGCAATGAATGATGCCCAAACAAAAACGGCTAGTATAGATATATTGACATATATAGTGGAATATTCCCCAAGCGTTGTTCGAGATTATACATtgcaacaaataaataatacagaACAGGACCAAATGTTGATAAATGTAATAGTTGCTCAACTCGTCGGCGATAGTGACCCAGAGTTGGGTGGAGCTGTACAATTAGCCGGTGTATTACGCCTGCTACTTGACCCAGAAAATATGTTGGCTTCCGTTAACAAATCAGAAAAGACTGATTTCTTAAATTACTTCTACAAGAATAGTATTGGAACACTAATAGCGCCTCTTTTAGCAAACACGATTGGAGAACGACCAGCAAGAGAGGATTATAGAACAGTACAGCTTTTAGGATTGATTTTAGAGTTACTGTCATTTTGTGTAGAGCATCATACGTACCAcataaaaaattgcatattGAACAAAGATCTGCTCAAACGGATACTGGTCTTAATGAAATCAACACACACATTTTTAGTGCTGTGTGCTTTAAGGTTTATGAGAAAAATTGTAGCTTTGAAAGATGAATTTTACAATAGGTACATCATTAAGGGAAATTTATTTGCACCTGTATTTGATGCATTTGTAAGGAACAACGGTAGATATAATCTATTGGATTCTGCTATTCTTGAGatgtttgaatttattaaactg GAAGATATTAAATCCCTATGTTCCCACgttgttgaaaatttttcaaaggaACTAGAAGCAATCGATTATGTACAAACATTTAAAGCTTTGAAATTAAGGTACGAACAACATCAAGACAAGCTAAAGGATAGAGACAGAGCAGCTCTTGACAG TGTTCCATCCATACTGAGAAATAGTCGATACAGAAGGGACCAGAGACAGTTAGAcgaagaagaggaaatgtgGTTCAACGAAGAGGAAGACTTTGATGAGGGTGAGGCGGTCGTACCCGCAGCAGCAGCAGATCTTGTGCCTCCGGCTTCTGCTAAGAAACAGTCATCAACTTCAAATTCTGCACTTAATCCTGCTCTTGCAGATTCTAAAAGTCACcatcagcagcagcagcaacagcagtcCGTGTTGAACAACAACACTGCTAACAATAACATTACCTCGCAGCAATCGCAAATCAATAATAGTACAACAACAACAAACGAATCTTCAATTAGTTCGGAAATAAACCCAAATTCACCTATTGGTACGGTAGAAAAAACTGGAACTGCATTATTTAAAAAG GGCTTAGTCGACTACGAGGGAGATTCAGACGAAGAAGATGAGGATACGGAAGTGACACCTTCTCCAAAACGACAAAGATTGTCATAG